One region of Carya illinoinensis cultivar Pawnee chromosome 8, C.illinoinensisPawnee_v1, whole genome shotgun sequence genomic DNA includes:
- the LOC122317996 gene encoding heavy metal-associated isoprenylated plant protein 36-like, whose product MLTRSQLPFSLSLSLSLSVIMAAKPPEEVPGTLKYKTWVLKVSIHCEGCKKKVKKVLQSIEGVYTITVDIQQHKVTVTGNVDADTLIKKLLRSGKHAELLPEKIKEKPGKQKNNEKQIKDIGQTNIAENSNDTKDMSATEGGGEIDDEDEGENEEAVGNEGGGGKKKKKKKKKKGASGNFSANEGGDQNSGDTQAGSAVTPADPHDDHRPAPSMAAMNLSPPRPQMYPFPPVMNHPGPPVYGISYNTTYPRDITPSYHPSHPMHANTHPLPGIYRQPQPPVFHQTYHPFGEVHVDDYEYPSLCSLM is encoded by the exons ATGCTCACACGCTCTCAAttacccttctctctctctctctctctctctctctcggtgaTCATGGCAGCCAAACCACCTGAAGAAGTCCCAGGAACCTTGAAATACAAG ACATGGGTCTTGAAAGTCTCAATCCACTGCGAAGGCTGCAAGAAGAAAGTCAAGAAAGTTCTTCAAAGCATTGAAG GTGTGTACACGATCACTGTGGATATTCAGCAGCATAAGGTTACAGTAACTGGCAACGTGGACGCAGATACTCTGATCAAGAAGCTCCTGAGATCAGGAAAACACGCTGAGCTATTGCCTGAGAAGATCAAAGAGAAGCCtggaaaacaaaagaataacgAGAAGCAGATCAAGGATATTGGTCAGACAAATATTGCAGAAAATAGCAATGACACTAAAGACATGAGTGCTACTGAAGGTGGTGGAGAGATAGATGACGAGGACGAAGGTGAAAATGAAGAGGCTGTTGGTAACGAGGGAGGaggagggaaaaagaagaaaaagaagaagaagaagaaaggggcaAGCGGTAATTTCAGCGCCAACGAAGGCGGTGATCAGAATTCCGGCGATACACAGGCAGGCAGTGCTGTAACTCCGGCAGATCCCCATGATGATCATCGGCCCGCCCCATCGATGGCTGCGATGAATCTCAGCCCTCCACGTCCGCAGATGTATCCGTTTCCACCGGTAATGAATCATCCCGGCCCTCCAGTCTATGGCATAAGTTACAACACGACTTACCCTAGGGACATTACTCCTTCGTATCATCCCTCTCATCCCATGCATGCTAATACACATCCTCTCCCTGGGATCTACCGGCAGCCGCAACCGCCAGTATTCCATCAGACTTACCACCCTTTCGGGGAGGTCCACGTCGATGATTATGAATATCCATCTCTATGCTCACTTATGTGA